The sequence below is a genomic window from Deltaproteobacteria bacterium GWC2_55_46.
TCCTGATGACAAGCATGCTCGGCAGGCTTAGGGAAGGACCCGCAAGCAGCAGCGCCAGCGCGGGGCCCTTGCCCATGCCGGCCCCGATGAGCCCCTGAAGTATTGGTATTTCGGTCAGGGTGGCGAAATACATGAACGCGCCCAGGAACGAGGCTATGAAGTTTGCCGAGAGCGAATTACCCCCTACGGCCCAGCTTACCCAACTGGAGGGTATCAGGCCCTCATGGCCCGGCCTGCCGAGAAGCGCCCCTGAAATTAACACTCCGAGCAGCAGCAGCGGCAATATCTGCTTGGCAAAGCCCCATGTGGCGCTGAACCATTCTCCCAGTTCGTTTTTCTGCGTGCTGATGATGGCGGACAAGCCTAAAAGTCCTGTCACAAAGACAGTCGTCGGGCTTCCATAAAAAAGAGGCGTAAGCACTACGGCCGGCGCCGCCATGAGGAGCATCCTTGCGGGCGTGAGGCCGAACCAGGCCACGAGCGATAACGCGAGCCCGACCGACAGGGCTCCGGTTATAAGCCACTTAGCCGAATAGACATCGTACCAGAAGCCCGAGGAAGCATCAGCCTTTCCCCAATTAGCGAATACCAGTATTCCTATCATGAGGCCGAAGTAAACGGCATTCTGCCATAACGGCCTTGTTGCTTCCGGCTCAGGCATCAGCGCCTGGGCGTCTGCCTTCCCGGCCTCCTCTTTTCTGAATATGAAGTGCATCAGCAGGCCTATAATAACGCTGAAGAGTATCGCTCCGATCGCTCGTGCCAGGCCCATTTCAAAGCCGAGCACCCTCGCGGTAAGGATAATCGCAAGCACATTTATAGCTGGCCCGGAATAAAGGAAGGCTGTGGCTGGCCCGAGCCCAGCTCCCATCCTGTAAATACCCGCGAAAAGGGGCAGGACGGTGCATGAGCATACGGCAAGTATGGTGCCTGAAATGGAGGCGACCCCGTACGAGAGCACCTTGTTAGCCCTGGCTCCGAAATACTTCATCACCGAGGCCTGGCTTACGAACACCGCTATCGCCCCGGCAATGAAAAAGGCCGGTACGAGGCACAGCAACACATGCTCCTGGGCGTACCACTTGGCCAGGTGAAAGGCCTCAAGGACCGAGTTGTCAAACCTTGACGACCCGACCGGCAGGAAGTAAAAAGCCGCGAACACTGCGACGATGGCCGCCAGGTATTTCCATTCGTTTTTCCAGTCCATGAGTACTCCTTGTTTCCCGTTAGGGCCGTTCAAGACCGGGATATCGGGATGTTGAACGTCTGACTTATAGGATTATTATAATTCGTTATTTAGCGAAATGTCAATTGACAATTCGATATAAATCGAAGTATCATATTGATATGAAATCGACCATGTCTCTTTTAAAAGCTGTAGCCGATGACAAGAGGGTTCGTATTCTGTTTGCCCTTTGTCCAAATGAACTCTGTGTTTGCCAGATCACGGCTGTTTTGGGGCTGGCCCCCTCGACCGTTTCAAGGCACCTTTCGATTTTGCACGAGGCCGGGCTGGTAACCATGAGAAAACGCGGTAAATGG
It includes:
- a CDS encoding permease, producing the protein MDWKNEWKYLAAIVAVFAAFYFLPVGSSRFDNSVLEAFHLAKWYAQEHVLLCLVPAFFIAGAIAVFVSQASVMKYFGARANKVLSYGVASISGTILAVCSCTVLPLFAGIYRMGAGLGPATAFLYSGPAINVLAIILTARVLGFEMGLARAIGAILFSVIIGLLMHFIFRKEEAGKADAQALMPEPEATRPLWQNAVYFGLMIGILVFANWGKADASSGFWYDVYSAKWLITGALSVGLALSLVAWFGLTPARMLLMAAPAVVLTPLFYGSPTTVFVTGLLGLSAIISTQKNELGEWFSATWGFAKQILPLLLLGVLISGALLGRPGHEGLIPSSWVSWAVGGNSLSANFIASFLGAFMYFATLTEIPILQGLIGAGMGKGPALALLLAGPSLSLPSMLVIRSILGTKKTIVFVLLTVAMATVTGMFYGAFFE